A genome region from Sphingobacteriaceae bacterium GW460-11-11-14-LB5 includes the following:
- a CDS encoding SusC/RagA family TonB-linked outer membrane protein, translating to MKKSLQLTCLLLYASTGLYAATPNDHFNRAVSFHSVYQDVIKGTVKDETGATLPGVTITIKGAQGGTQSNTSGQYSIPAKAGDVLVFSFIGYQSKEVTVGTQSTIDVTLGSDSKNLETVVVTALGVKRSEKSLTYNTQQVSGDELSKVKSPNLMNSLNGKVAGLTISPSASGVGGSAKVILRGSRSVSGNNQPLYVIDGVPISNNGNANGQQNSVFGGGQDGGDGISNLNPDDIASITVLEGASAAALYGSQAQNGVILITTKQGKAGKAEIGFSSGVTIDNIAYEPKFQNSYGPASTTTRDSWGGGISNTTDNLKDFFKTGINTSNAINLSGGSEMAQTYFSYSNTYASGIQPGNKLNRNNLNLRETAKFFDNKLTVDGSVNYINQRINNSPSLGLYLNPLLGLYLFPRGVDITPYKDQYLLAGNTGGARQNWLGGAADINQNPWWLTNLNPNTSVRNRFLLSGSVKYDVAPWLNVQVRGNMDRTTDDYENRRYSGIATNFNSTGTGYFAQSNQTYVQKYVDAIANITVPMGGSDFKVNGLIGGSINDQKTSGLSLAGNLSAVDFFSPANTIVALPGTFTGNTLTNVVPIVPNHSQLQAVFGNANISYKDWAFLTVTGRNDWSSNLSYTPNDSYFYPSVGLSFIVSQMFKLPEAITYAKLRGTYAEVGNTVPPYLTFIQNTLKSDGALNFNTNAAFRELKPERTKSFEVGTDLRFLSNRINFSFTYYKTNTKNQYIPVVAPPSSLVSTGYLNAGNVENKGFQFILGADVVKGDGLNWNTSINGSLNRNKIIDIASADKINSVDLTGAGNTSYISRLKVGGSYGDIYSYTLQRDAQNRIILGGDGTTASPYTPLKSKEFNYVGNPNPKFQLGWNNSFNYKDFSLSFLVDGKFGGQVLSLTEALMDEAGVSEATGNARAQGGVKIDGVDTKGNAVSTTVNPQAYYSFVGGRSGVSGEYIYSATVVRLREAALGYTLPLTGKTFKSVKFSVTGRNLFYFYKKAPFDPEITMSTGNGLSGVDVFNQPATRSLGFNLNLSF from the coding sequence ATGAAAAAATCTTTACAGCTCACGTGCTTATTGCTTTATGCATCCACAGGCCTGTATGCAGCTACACCAAACGATCATTTTAACCGTGCCGTTTCTTTCCATTCTGTTTACCAGGATGTGATTAAAGGAACAGTAAAAGACGAAACGGGTGCTACTCTTCCGGGAGTAACCATTACAATAAAGGGGGCCCAAGGCGGAACCCAAAGCAATACTTCAGGGCAATACAGTATTCCGGCTAAAGCGGGTGATGTTTTGGTATTTTCGTTTATCGGTTACCAGAGCAAAGAGGTTACCGTAGGCACCCAAAGCACCATTGATGTTACTTTAGGCAGTGATTCTAAAAACCTCGAAACGGTTGTGGTAACTGCTTTAGGGGTAAAAAGATCAGAGAAATCTTTAACCTACAATACACAACAGGTATCGGGCGATGAACTGTCAAAAGTAAAAAGTCCAAATTTAATGAACTCCTTAAATGGAAAGGTTGCAGGTTTAACCATTAGTCCAAGTGCATCGGGTGTTGGTGGTTCTGCAAAGGTAATTTTGAGGGGAAGCCGTTCGGTAAGTGGCAATAACCAACCTTTGTATGTGATTGATGGGGTTCCAATCAGCAACAATGGAAATGCAAATGGCCAGCAGAACAGCGTGTTCGGTGGTGGTCAGGATGGTGGTGATGGTATCTCTAACCTTAATCCTGATGATATTGCCAGCATCACTGTTTTAGAAGGTGCATCAGCCGCAGCCCTTTACGGTAGCCAGGCACAGAATGGTGTAATTTTAATTACCACCAAACAAGGTAAGGCAGGAAAAGCCGAAATTGGTTTTTCATCAGGTGTGACCATTGATAATATTGCTTACGAGCCAAAGTTCCAAAACAGTTACGGACCTGCATCTACCACAACGAGAGATAGCTGGGGTGGTGGAATCAGCAATACGACTGATAATTTAAAAGATTTTTTCAAAACAGGAATTAACACCTCGAATGCGATAAATCTTTCGGGTGGATCGGAAATGGCGCAAACATATTTTTCTTACTCCAATACTTACGCCAGTGGCATTCAGCCAGGCAATAAGTTAAACCGGAACAATTTAAACCTTCGCGAAACAGCTAAGTTTTTCGATAACAAATTAACGGTAGATGGAAGTGTGAACTACATCAATCAACGCATCAACAACAGTCCTTCTTTAGGTTTGTATTTAAATCCGTTATTAGGTTTATATCTTTTCCCCAGAGGTGTTGATATTACCCCTTATAAAGATCAGTATTTATTGGCTGGCAATACAGGTGGCGCACGCCAGAACTGGCTGGGTGGCGCTGCTGATATTAACCAAAACCCATGGTGGTTAACCAATTTAAACCCGAATACATCAGTGCGTAACCGTTTCTTATTGAGCGGAAGCGTTAAATATGATGTTGCACCATGGTTAAATGTACAGGTAAGGGGAAATATGGATCGTACTACGGATGATTATGAAAACCGCAGATACTCGGGTATTGCAACCAATTTCAACTCTACCGGAACAGGTTATTTTGCACAGAGCAACCAAACCTATGTACAAAAATATGTAGATGCGATTGCCAACATTACCGTTCCAATGGGTGGTTCTGATTTTAAAGTGAATGGATTAATCGGTGGAAGCATTAATGACCAGAAAACTTCAGGTTTATCTTTAGCAGGTAACCTTTCGGCAGTCGATTTCTTCTCTCCTGCCAATACTATCGTTGCCCTTCCAGGTACTTTTACCGGAAATACCTTAACCAATGTAGTGCCAATTGTTCCAAATCACAGCCAGCTACAGGCCGTATTTGGTAACGCCAATATCTCGTATAAAGACTGGGCATTCTTAACGGTAACGGGCAGAAACGATTGGTCTTCTAACTTATCGTATACACCAAACGATTCTTATTTCTATCCATCAGTTGGTTTATCATTTATTGTTTCGCAGATGTTCAAACTTCCTGAGGCCATTACCTACGCCAAATTAAGGGGAACTTATGCAGAAGTTGGAAATACCGTTCCGCCATACCTTACGTTTATTCAAAATACCTTAAAATCAGACGGTGCATTAAATTTCAACACCAACGCTGCTTTCAGGGAGTTAAAACCTGAAAGAACGAAATCATTTGAGGTGGGTACCGATTTACGTTTCCTGTCAAACAGAATCAATTTCAGCTTTACCTATTATAAAACCAATACCAAAAACCAGTATATCCCTGTAGTGGCACCTCCTTCCTCGTTGGTATCAACAGGCTATCTGAATGCAGGTAATGTAGAGAACAAAGGTTTCCAGTTTATTTTGGGTGCTGATGTTGTTAAAGGCGACGGACTGAACTGGAATACCTCAATAAACGGTTCGTTAAACAGGAATAAAATCATCGATATCGCTTCTGCTGATAAAATTAACAGTGTAGATTTAACAGGCGCAGGCAATACCTCTTATATTTCGAGGCTAAAAGTGGGTGGTTCTTACGGTGATATTTATAGCTATACTTTACAAAGAGATGCACAAAACCGCATCATATTAGGTGGAGATGGAACAACTGCTTCGCCCTATACACCGCTAAAAAGTAAAGAATTTAACTACGTAGGCAATCCAAACCCAAAATTCCAACTGGGATGGAATAACAGTTTCAATTATAAAGATTTCAGCTTAAGTTTCTTAGTTGATGGTAAATTCGGCGGTCAGGTATTATCACTTACCGAAGCCTTAATGGACGAAGCAGGTGTATCTGAAGCAACTGGTAATGCCAGGGCTCAAGGCGGCGTTAAAATTGATGGTGTAGATACAAAAGGTAACGCAGTATCTACAACGGTTAATCCACAAGCTTACTATTCTTTTGTGGGTGGCAGATCAGGCGTATCAGGCGAATATATTTATAGCGCTACAGTGGTCCGTTTAAGAGAGGCTGCTTTGGGTTATACCCTCCCGTTAACTGGCAAAACGTTTAAAAGTGTTAAATTTTCGGTTACCGGCAGAAACCTGTTTTATTTCTATAAAAAGGCGCCTTTCGATCCTGAAATCACCATGTCTACCGGCAATGGTTTATCTGGTGTAGATGTTTTTAACCAGCCTGCAACACGCAGTTTAGGCTTCAATCTAAATTTATCATTTTAA
- a CDS encoding SusD/RagB family nutrient-binding outer membrane lipoprotein → MKTIYHKSSNNGIKGLSAVLLASLMSLNFGCTKNFEDFNTNPTALSPEQTTALLKSAIGPIEQEIFHNYQIAQNLSADAFSGYMMAPTPFGGGINNMNYSLNDGWNSAGFNDQYNYVMAPISKIGQSEVKTKSPEAWGIALLVQVMAMSRVTDKFGPIPYTTAGSSLVSTPYEDQKTVYNAFFKQIDTAANNLQAYIAANPGKTSFFDKGDLIYAGDPVKWLKLANSLRLRLATRIVKADAATAKLQAEKALSAPGGLLTTAADNAAVAQSGTRDNDLWVVTVAYDGDNALGAALQTYLVGYNDPRLPVYARPATDPLFTGQYVGIRSGANTSFNGLGKAGYKTYSTLNSTDNAKSPIGQKAPQILMTAAEVWFLKAEAALRGWTGAGDAQTNYETGITTSLQQWSVAAGSYLSDATSKPTAYVDPKNAGNNAAAVSTITVKWDPTSTNEQKLERIITQKWLAIFPDGQEAWSEYRRTGYPKLFAVANNNSAGSINTQTQIRRLPFPSTEYGNGNSAEVVKAVGLLGGPDNGGTRLWWDIDKPNF, encoded by the coding sequence ATGAAAACTATATATCATAAATCCTCCAATAACGGGATTAAAGGATTGTCTGCTGTTTTGCTGGCATCTTTGATGTCCTTAAATTTTGGATGTACAAAAAACTTTGAAGATTTTAACACCAACCCAACGGCACTTTCACCTGAGCAGACTACTGCGCTTTTAAAATCGGCAATTGGTCCAATAGAGCAGGAAATTTTTCACAACTATCAGATTGCACAAAACCTCAGTGCCGATGCTTTTAGTGGTTACATGATGGCACCTACACCTTTCGGTGGCGGGATCAACAACATGAATTATTCACTAAATGATGGCTGGAACAGTGCCGGTTTTAACGATCAGTATAACTATGTAATGGCTCCGATTTCTAAAATCGGCCAGAGCGAGGTAAAAACCAAATCGCCTGAAGCCTGGGGAATTGCCCTTTTGGTTCAGGTAATGGCCATGAGCAGGGTAACAGATAAATTTGGTCCGATTCCATATACTACCGCGGGTTCTTCTTTGGTATCTACACCTTATGAAGATCAGAAAACGGTTTATAATGCCTTTTTTAAACAGATCGATACAGCAGCCAATAACTTACAGGCCTATATTGCTGCCAATCCTGGTAAAACGTCCTTCTTTGATAAGGGCGATTTAATCTACGCTGGCGATCCGGTTAAATGGTTAAAATTAGCCAACTCTTTACGTTTACGCTTGGCTACACGTATTGTAAAGGCCGACGCGGCGACGGCTAAACTTCAGGCCGAAAAAGCCTTAAGTGCACCTGGCGGTTTATTAACTACTGCAGCAGATAATGCAGCGGTAGCTCAATCGGGTACAAGGGACAATGATTTATGGGTGGTTACCGTTGCTTACGATGGTGATAATGCCTTAGGTGCAGCTTTACAAACGTATCTGGTGGGTTATAACGATCCGCGCTTACCGGTTTATGCCAGACCTGCTACCGATCCTTTATTTACGGGTCAATATGTAGGAATCAGATCGGGTGCAAATACCTCATTTAACGGTTTGGGTAAAGCAGGTTATAAAACTTATTCTACTTTAAACTCAACCGATAATGCCAAATCACCTATCGGACAAAAAGCACCACAAATTTTAATGACCGCTGCTGAAGTTTGGTTTTTAAAGGCAGAGGCTGCTTTACGTGGCTGGACAGGTGCAGGAGATGCACAAACCAACTATGAAACCGGAATTACCACCTCTTTACAGCAATGGAGCGTAGCTGCAGGAAGTTATTTATCAGATGCAACCAGTAAACCTACAGCCTATGTAGATCCAAAAAATGCCGGAAACAATGCTGCAGCCGTAAGTACAATAACCGTAAAATGGGACCCTACATCTACCAATGAACAAAAATTAGAGCGCATTATTACACAAAAATGGCTGGCTATTTTCCCTGACGGACAGGAAGCCTGGAGTGAATACAGACGTACAGGTTATCCTAAATTATTTGCAGTAGCCAATAATAACAGTGCAGGAAGTATCAATACCCAAACCCAGATCAGAAGATTACCGTTTCCATCAACTGAATATGGAAATGGTAACAGCGCCGAGGTGGTTAAAGCAGTTGGCCTTTTAGGCGGACCAGACAATGGCGGTACCAGATTATGGTGGGATATCGATAAACCGAATTTCTAA
- a CDS encoding biopolymer transporter ExbB, translating to MITLLIQDTTQALQDTANAVNQAVTQPQPELHFIDLLFKGGWVMIPLAFLAFLALIIFVERYLTIKKATKDESNLMGQIRSYIQSGNLEGAMSLLRNNNSPLSRMLQKGLKRIGRPIKDIEGAIENVGKLEVSKLEKNISILGIVAGIAPMLGFVGTIVGVITIFHQVSIKGAIEIGTISGGLYTKMITSATGLIIGIIAYVLYHILNIMVEKIILKMETDAIDFIDLLEEPGK from the coding sequence ATGATAACTTTATTAATTCAGGACACCACACAAGCACTACAAGACACCGCAAATGCGGTTAACCAGGCAGTAACACAACCACAACCAGAATTACATTTTATCGATCTGCTTTTTAAAGGCGGCTGGGTAATGATTCCATTGGCCTTTCTCGCTTTTTTAGCTTTGATTATTTTTGTTGAACGTTACTTAACCATTAAAAAAGCAACTAAAGACGAATCGAACCTGATGGGTCAGATCAGGTCTTATATTCAATCCGGAAATTTAGAGGGCGCAATGTCGCTTTTAAGAAATAATAACTCTCCGCTTTCGCGCATGTTGCAAAAAGGTTTAAAACGCATTGGTCGCCCGATTAAAGATATTGAAGGTGCAATTGAAAATGTGGGTAAATTAGAGGTTTCTAAATTAGAGAAGAACATTAGCATATTGGGTATTGTTGCAGGTATTGCGCCAATGCTTGGTTTCGTAGGTACCATTGTGGGGGTTATTACGATTTTCCACCAGGTATCCATAAAAGGTGCGATTGAAATCGGTACGATTTCTGGTGGTTTATATACCAAAATGATTACTTCTGCAACCGGATTAATTATCGGTATTATCGCTTACGTACTGTATCACATTTTAAACATTATGGTTGAAAAAATCATTCTTAAAATGGAAACCGATGCAATTGATTTTATTGATTTACTAGAAGAACCAGGCAAATAA
- a CDS encoding biopolymer transporter ExbD: MNLRKRTKGSVEVHTSALNDIMFFLMLFFLLASAVVNPTVVKLLLPQSSSGQQSTAKKAVTVTIDENLKYFVEKKPVSIEELEPTLASYQKLAPDMTILLYVSRNVTYQDGFVVNDIANKLKLKLVVAVEPKK, encoded by the coding sequence ATGAATTTACGCAAAAGAACAAAAGGATCGGTAGAAGTACATACTTCAGCGTTGAACGATATTATGTTCTTCCTGATGTTGTTTTTCTTATTGGCCTCTGCCGTGGTAAATCCTACGGTGGTTAAATTATTATTGCCGCAATCATCAAGCGGGCAGCAATCTACCGCCAAGAAAGCAGTTACGGTTACGATAGACGAAAACCTTAAATATTTCGTTGAAAAAAAACCAGTGAGCATTGAAGAATTAGAGCCAACTTTGGCATCATACCAAAAACTAGCACCAGATATGACCATTCTTTTATATGTATCGCGCAATGTGACCTATCAGGATGGATTTGTGGTAAACGATATTGCCAATAAATTAAAATTAAAACTTGTTGTAGCCGTTGAGCCTAAAAAATAA
- a CDS encoding energy transducer TonB, with protein sequence MNYKAQNVPNEENNYPKAIAIASGIMGFLLLISFFIVIGSFQPPEEVGMGGMVVNYGTSAEGMGDDYTSIEEPSADPNANGKPPEKVTPEEKVTPTTSTQSSDKEVQTQNTEDAIAVNTKPTKPTTAAPTPVTEDKPAKPVINQNALYKGKKNTGQGQGDGTGKTPGNQGDKDGDPLASNYGEGGSGNGNVQLSLASRKFIDIPRIQDDGQSAGKIAVQIRVDKNGKVVQARAGAKGTTLSDLTLWRKCEQAVLGASLNKLESAPDVQTGIVIFNFKVK encoded by the coding sequence ATGAACTACAAAGCACAAAACGTACCTAACGAGGAAAACAATTACCCTAAGGCCATTGCCATAGCAAGCGGAATTATGGGCTTTTTATTGTTGATCAGCTTTTTTATTGTGATTGGTTCTTTCCAGCCACCTGAAGAAGTAGGTATGGGTGGTATGGTTGTAAATTATGGAACTTCTGCTGAAGGAATGGGCGATGATTATACGAGTATTGAAGAACCATCAGCAGATCCAAATGCGAATGGCAAACCACCTGAAAAGGTAACGCCAGAAGAAAAAGTTACCCCAACCACCTCTACCCAAAGCAGCGACAAAGAAGTTCAAACGCAAAATACGGAAGATGCCATTGCGGTAAATACCAAACCTACAAAACCAACCACAGCGGCACCAACTCCGGTTACAGAAGACAAACCGGCCAAACCGGTAATTAACCAAAACGCACTTTACAAAGGCAAAAAGAATACTGGCCAGGGTCAGGGAGATGGAACCGGAAAAACACCAGGCAACCAGGGCGATAAAGATGGCGATCCGTTAGCATCAAATTATGGCGAAGGTGGTTCCGGAAATGGTAACGTGCAGTTATCATTGGCGAGCAGAAAATTCATCGACATCCCACGAATACAGGATGATGGACAAAGCGCAGGTAAAATTGCTGTTCAAATTCGTGTAGATAAAAACGGTAAAGTGGTCCAGGCCCGTGCAGGAGCAAAAGGCACTACCCTATCTGATTTAACCCTCTGGAGAAAATGTGAGCAGGCGGTATTAGGCGCAAGTTTAAACAAATTAGAATCAGCACCTGATGTACAAACCGGGATTGTGATATTCAACTTCAAAGTGAAATAA
- a CDS encoding dihydrofolate synthase, translated as MNYQQTLDFLYSKLPMFTRVGASAFKKDLTNTIILCKALDNPQDKFKSIHVAGTNGKGSTSHMLASVLQAQGYKTGLYTSPHLKDFRERIRINGKMMSKTEVVSFVKDQQKLIEKTEPSFFEVTVAMAFDHFAKHEVDVAVIEVGLGGRLDSTNIITPQISVITNISLDHMNMLGNTLAEIASEKAGIIKKNIPVVIGETQEESAPVFINKAKSLAAPIVFADAVLTAKDFKIRNNKLSLSVYQKGEIKYKNLQSDLTGVYQHKNILTVLETLAVLNEKTGIKTDQEAIYKGISQVKKQTGLQGRWQTLAKNPLVICDTGHNEAGITEVIKNITQTNYQNLHIVFGMVKDKDISKVLSLMPKNATYYFCKPDLERGLAADELKEQAATFNLIGNSYTSVAEAKEKAIQSADPKDLVFVGGSTFVVAEAI; from the coding sequence ATGAACTACCAACAAACGCTTGATTTTTTATACAGTAAACTGCCCATGTTTACCCGCGTTGGCGCATCTGCTTTCAAAAAAGATTTAACCAATACCATTATTCTTTGTAAGGCTTTGGATAATCCACAGGATAAATTTAAAAGCATCCATGTGGCGGGTACCAATGGAAAAGGATCCACATCACATATGCTGGCTTCCGTATTGCAGGCACAGGGATACAAAACAGGTTTGTACACTTCTCCCCACTTAAAAGATTTCCGCGAGCGCATCCGCATCAACGGAAAAATGATGAGCAAAACTGAAGTCGTGTCGTTCGTAAAAGATCAGCAAAAACTGATCGAAAAAACGGAGCCTTCTTTTTTCGAAGTTACCGTGGCCATGGCATTCGATCATTTTGCTAAACACGAGGTAGATGTGGCGGTAATCGAAGTAGGTTTAGGCGGAAGGTTAGATTCGACGAACATCATTACCCCGCAAATTTCGGTCATTACCAATATCAGTCTCGACCACATGAACATGCTGGGCAATACCCTGGCAGAAATTGCCAGCGAAAAGGCAGGTATTATTAAAAAAAATATCCCAGTCGTTATTGGCGAAACACAGGAAGAATCTGCTCCTGTATTTATAAACAAAGCTAAATCGCTAGCTGCACCCATTGTTTTTGCCGATGCCGTATTAACCGCGAAAGATTTTAAAATCAGGAACAATAAACTTTCCTTATCCGTATATCAGAAAGGGGAAATTAAATACAAAAATCTTCAAAGTGATCTTACCGGGGTTTATCAGCACAAAAATATTTTAACGGTTTTAGAAACGCTGGCTGTGCTGAATGAAAAAACGGGTATTAAAACCGACCAAGAAGCAATCTACAAAGGAATAAGTCAGGTTAAAAAGCAAACTGGTTTACAGGGACGCTGGCAAACTTTGGCTAAAAATCCTTTAGTTATCTGCGATACCGGCCATAATGAAGCGGGCATTACCGAGGTGATTAAAAACATCACGCAAACCAATTATCAAAACCTGCACATTGTTTTTGGAATGGTAAAGGACAAAGATATTTCGAAAGTTTTATCCTTAATGCCTAAAAATGCGACTTACTATTTTTGCAAACCAGATTTAGAACGCGGTTTAGCAGCTGATGAACTTAAAGAACAGGCGGCAACATTTAATTTAATTGGAAACAGTTATACTTCGGTAGCCGAGGCCAAAGAAAAGGCCATTCAATCAGCCGATCCAAAAGATTTGGTTTTTGTTGGTGGAAGTACGTTTGTGGTAGCCGAAGCGATATAA
- a CDS encoding alkaline phosphatase family protein: MKKISCLIFTISIFSISLSSAQTKKPATATAKAFPAEVARPKLVVGLVVDQMRWDYLYRYYNRYSNGGFKRLINEGFSVENTFIPYTPTYTACGHTCIYTGSVPAVHGIIGNDWYDPETKKNVYCTEDSSVTTVGSTPSSEGNMSPKNMLTTTITDELRLATNFRGKVIGISLKDRGSILPAGHAANAAYWYQGSTGNWITSTYYMKEVPTWIADYNKLKLANKFYAKNWETLYPMNTYVNSTADEKAYEGKSSTFPHQLTQNIDKNFDAIRSTPYGNTITLDLAKLAILSEDLGQDNITDFLAVSCSSTDYVGHAYGPNSVEAEDTYLRLDKDFEEFFNYLDKKVGKGNYTVFLTADHGAAHVPGFMQENKLPSGVVSDRDIANKLNAYLNDKFKVNNVVLKSMNNQIIFDHDKTDKGNVSFDVIKSASVEFLKRLDGFQNAVDIAKISQSTIQEIQKKMITNGYNARRSGDIYYVLAPNWFNGGSTGTTHGNWNPYDSHIPLVFMGWGIKAGASNKTHYMTDIAPTLAALLHIQMPNGTVGEPITEITNK, from the coding sequence ATGAAGAAAATATCCTGTCTAATCTTTACCATTTCTATTTTTTCGATTTCGCTTTCCTCAGCCCAAACTAAAAAACCTGCCACAGCAACTGCTAAAGCATTCCCTGCCGAAGTTGCCCGTCCTAAATTGGTGGTTGGCTTAGTGGTTGACCAAATGCGCTGGGATTATCTATACCGCTATTATAACCGCTACAGCAACGGTGGTTTTAAAAGATTAATAAATGAGGGTTTTTCTGTAGAAAATACATTTATCCCTTATACCCCAACTTATACTGCATGTGGCCATACCTGTATCTATACGGGTTCGGTTCCGGCGGTTCATGGTATTATCGGCAACGACTGGTATGACCCTGAAACTAAAAAGAATGTATATTGTACTGAAGATTCTTCAGTAACTACTGTTGGCAGTACACCTTCATCAGAAGGGAATATGTCGCCTAAAAATATGTTAACCACCACCATTACTGATGAATTGAGGTTAGCTACAAATTTTAGAGGTAAGGTAATCGGCATTTCATTAAAAGACAGGGGTTCGATCCTTCCGGCTGGCCACGCGGCAAATGCGGCATATTGGTATCAAGGCAGCACCGGAAACTGGATTACCAGTACTTATTATATGAAAGAAGTACCCACCTGGATTGCTGATTACAATAAGCTGAAATTAGCCAATAAGTTTTATGCAAAAAACTGGGAAACATTGTATCCAATGAATACTTATGTAAACAGCACTGCAGATGAGAAAGCTTACGAAGGAAAATCGAGTACCTTCCCTCACCAGCTTACCCAAAACATTGATAAAAACTTCGATGCCATCAGAAGTACACCTTACGGTAACACCATCACTTTAGACCTGGCCAAATTGGCCATTCTTTCTGAAGATTTAGGACAGGATAACATTACCGATTTCCTGGCAGTAAGCTGTTCATCTACCGATTATGTTGGTCATGCTTACGGTCCGAATTCAGTCGAAGCAGAAGATACCTATTTACGTTTAGATAAAGACTTCGAGGAGTTTTTCAATTACCTGGATAAAAAAGTAGGTAAAGGAAACTATACCGTATTTTTAACTGCCGATCACGGTGCTGCCCATGTTCCTGGATTTATGCAGGAGAATAAATTACCTTCAGGCGTAGTGAGCGATAGAGATATTGCAAACAAATTAAACGCTTATTTAAATGATAAATTTAAGGTCAACAATGTTGTTTTAAAATCGATGAATAACCAGATTATTTTCGATCATGACAAAACAGACAAGGGAAATGTGAGTTTTGATGTAATTAAATCGGCATCGGTAGAATTCTTAAAAAGATTAGACGGTTTCCAGAATGCAGTTGATATTGCTAAAATATCACAATCTACCATTCAGGAAATCCAGAAAAAAATGATTACAAACGGATACAACGCCCGTAGAAGCGGTGATATTTATTATGTATTAGCCCCAAACTGGTTTAACGGTGGCAGCACAGGTACTACGCACGGAAACTGGAACCCCTACGATTCGCATATCCCATTGGTTTTTATGGGCTGGGGAATCAAAGCCGGCGCATCTAACAAAACACATTACATGACTGATATTGCGCCTACCCTGGCGGCACTACTCCATATTCAAATGCCAAATGGTACTGTCGGAGAACCGATCACAGAGATTACCAATAAATAA